In Desulfosporosinus youngiae DSM 17734, the genomic stretch GATCAATGCAGCCGCCCGCATGAATGGTTTATCATATAGCCGTATGATGAATGGCTTAAAAAAGGCTGGAGTTACTGTCAATCGTAAAATGCTGGCAGAACTGGCGATTAGCGATGCAGCAGCGTTTACAGAAATCGTCAATGTCGCCAAAGTACAAATCAAAGCATAAAACAGAGAGGGTGCGAAGGCATCCTCTTTTTGGTATTAGGTAGAGGCAACTTATGAGTTGCTTTTACTAGGAGGTGACATAACGATGATTGAGTCCTTGCAAAACGAGCAGGTAAAATATGTCGTCTCTTTACAAAGGCGCAAAGCCCGTGAGCAGGCCCAATTGTTTGTGATTGAAGGATGGCGCTTCGTTGAAGAGGGGGTGCTTAGAAATGCGCCCATTAAAAAGGTTTATGTTTGCTTAGAACGTGAGCCTGCAGAGTGGCAGCCTTTACTAAGAAAGCTGATTGAGCGGGGGATTCCCTTCGAGGAAGTGGATGAGCGGGTTCTTCGTAAAATGTGTGCAACTGAAGAACCCCAAGGAATTCTGGCCGTTGTTCGACAAGCCAACTATTCATGGTCAGATTTACATATTAATCCGGAAGCAGTGATGCTTATTTTGGACGGGATTCAGGATCCCGGGAATTTGGGTACAATTCTGCGTACGGCCTTGGCTTCGGGAGTTCAGTATGTTTGTTTGACTCCGGGGACTGTCGATTTATATAACCCTAAGGTGTTACGTAGCACTATGGGGGCTGTTTTCTCTTTAGTCCTTCTGTCGGGCAAACAGCCGGAAGAGATCTTGGACTTTTGTCGGAAACAGGGATTAAATGTCTTTATGGGGGATATACAGGGGGTCCCTGTTTTTCAGACAAAGCTATCCGGGGGTCCTCTTGCCCTAGTCGTTGGTAACGAAGGGAAGGGTCCATCTCCAGCATTTAGGGAGGCAGATATCCAGCGGGTTACGATTCCGATGGCCCAAGAAGTTGAGTCCCTTAACGTGGCGATGGCTACAGGGATTCTGCTCTATGAGATTGTTCGTCAAAGGGGTTTCTTGTAAAACCCAGAGGGAATATGCTATAATTTCTGGAGAACATAGTAATAGTATTAATTGTCAGATAAAGCGATGATCAGGTTAAAAGGTGTATTTTCTTCTCAGGAAGGCATGGCCAAGATTGTAAGCCGGCTAAGAAAGTACCCACCTCCGATGCTAGACAGGGGTTCTAATGCTTGAGAGGTTAAGTTTCGCCTGGGAGTGGCCTGCTGATTTGTAGGCAGGCCCGGTTTCCGCCGTTAACAGGAACTTAAGTGTGGCTTAATTAGCTAAACTAGGGTGGTACCGCGAGAATAGACTCTCGTCCCTTTTGAGGGGCGGGGGTTTTTATTAATACTATCAGCAAGTATAAACTTGCGTTATATACTTGCTAAGCATAAGTGCAACTAAGGCTGCCGCCGCGCCTGCGGCTGCAAGAAAGGTTAATACGTGCGAAGACAGTGTCTTCGGGTACCAGCCAAGTTTTCTTTATGCAATAGATAAAGTTCGGGATGGATTTGGAAAGGGTGATTTACTTGAAGAGTGAAATACTGCGCATCAAAGAAGAGGCCTTAAAAGAACTAAGTGAGTTGGATAAGCCTGAAGCACTCCAAGAGCTTAAAGTGAAAGTCCTTGGTAAAAAGGGGTCTTTAACCGCCTTGCTTCGACAAATGGGAAGCTTAAGCCCTGAAGAAAGACCAATCATGGGCCAAGTCGTGAATGAGGTTCGTAGTCAGCTTGAACAAGCGTGGGAAGAACGTAGTATAGAGTTAGAAGCGGTGGCTTTGCAGAAGAGATTGGCTAAAGAACGAGTTGATGTTACCCTGCCGGGAATCCGTGTTTCCCGGGGACATTATCACCCCCTTACACAAGTGATCGAAGAAATTGAAGATATTTTTTTAGGTATGGGTTTTCAAATTGCCGAAGGCCCGGAAATTGAGTCGGATTATTATAATTTTGAAGCGCTTAATCTTCCTAAGGAACATCCGGCTCGTGAAATGCAAGATTCCTTTTACATCACCGAGGAGATTCTGCTTCGAACTCAGACTTCCCCCGTACAGATACGAACGATGGAGAAGCTTCATCCTCACCTTCCCGTGAAAATAATCGCTCCGGGAAAGGTTTATCGTAATGATGATGATGCGACCCATTCCCCAATGTTTCACCAGGTAGAGGGGCTCGTGGTTGACCATGGAATCCGCATGTCAGACCTCAAGGGAATTCTCCTCAATTTCTCTCGCGAGATGTTCGGTGAGTCCAGAGAAATTCGTTTAAGACCCAGCTTTTTCCCATTTACCGAGCCAAGTGCGGAAGTGGATGTTTCCTGCATGCTTTGTGGGGGATCAGGGTGCCGGCTCTGTAAGGGAACTGGTTGGATAGAAATTTTAGGATCGGGTATGGTTCATCCGAAGGTTCTGGAAATGGGCGGATATAATCCGAAGGAAGTCACGGGATTTGCTTTCGGTATGGGAGTAGAGCGCATCGCTATGCTGAAGTTCGGAATTGAAGATATGCGGCTCTTATTTGATAATGATTTACGATTCTTGCAACAGTTTTAAGGGGGAACGGGCATGAAAGTTAGTTTGGAATGGTTAAGCGAACTTGTTGATATAGACCAGAGTGCAGAAGAATTGGCAGAAACTCTAACCCGCGGCGGAATTGAAGTTGAGGACGTCGAAAACCTGAATAAGGGATTTGAAAAAGTAGTTATCGGGGAAATACTTAGTTTGACAAAACATCCTGATGCCGACCGGCTGTGGATTTGTGCTGTAAATGTGGGTCAAGAGGAAGTAACGATTGTTACTGGAGCACAGAATTTGCTGACCGGAGATCGAATTCCAGTAGCCTTAGTAGGAGCAAACCTTCCGAATGATCTCGCTATTCGTAAGTCGAAACTTAGAGGGGTTGTTTCCCTGGGAATGCTATGCTCCCGTGAAGAGCTTCTGCTTGATGAGACAGTCGGATTAGATCGCAGTGCGGACGGAATCCTTATTTTGCCTCCGACAGCACGGATTGGAGAGAACTTTGGTCACTATTTAGGGCGTGAAGACAGTGTCTTGGATTTGGAGCTATACCCGAACCGGCCGGATTGTTT encodes the following:
- a CDS encoding TrmH family RNA methyltransferase; its protein translation is MIESLQNEQVKYVVSLQRRKAREQAQLFVIEGWRFVEEGVLRNAPIKKVYVCLEREPAEWQPLLRKLIERGIPFEEVDERVLRKMCATEEPQGILAVVRQANYSWSDLHINPEAVMLILDGIQDPGNLGTILRTALASGVQYVCLTPGTVDLYNPKVLRSTMGAVFSLVLLSGKQPEEILDFCRKQGLNVFMGDIQGVPVFQTKLSGGPLALVVGNEGKGPSPAFREADIQRVTIPMAQEVESLNVAMATGILLYEIVRQRGFL
- the pheS gene encoding phenylalanine--tRNA ligase subunit alpha, which encodes MKSEILRIKEEALKELSELDKPEALQELKVKVLGKKGSLTALLRQMGSLSPEERPIMGQVVNEVRSQLEQAWEERSIELEAVALQKRLAKERVDVTLPGIRVSRGHYHPLTQVIEEIEDIFLGMGFQIAEGPEIESDYYNFEALNLPKEHPAREMQDSFYITEEILLRTQTSPVQIRTMEKLHPHLPVKIIAPGKVYRNDDDATHSPMFHQVEGLVVDHGIRMSDLKGILLNFSREMFGESREIRLRPSFFPFTEPSAEVDVSCMLCGGSGCRLCKGTGWIEILGSGMVHPKVLEMGGYNPKEVTGFAFGMGVERIAMLKFGIEDMRLLFDNDLRFLQQF